The Diadema setosum chromosome 8, eeDiaSeto1, whole genome shotgun sequence genome includes the window aaatattgtggatttatATTTGTTTGGTTTCTCGTATTTCATGCATATCTTAAAGTTTTGTTGACATGATTGAAGAGATATTTAATCTTCTATCTATGACGAGATCATTCTTTACGATTAGCAGTGCGGTGTTTTAACTAAAATAGTCACATTGTGATGTTCTTACAAGTTAAAATTAATTCATTGGCATGATTGGCGTTGGGTCTGAAACGTACACGCTAACGGAATTTCTAATACGTCAGATACGTTTCCACACTGGTCTTCTTCTGATCCAATATGTATTTAATTTGGCAGAGATGTTATCTGGCATTTTCTATTTATGAGAAGTGTAATActtattcataatttttcatacataaacaATGAGATAATTGATATAATTCAAATGCAGGTAAAAGTTAAACTAGGGTAACACATTTTAAGCCGATATAGATTATACTATGTTCTCGATTTCTATTTAGCCTTCACTTTATAAATCACAATCCTTTTTATTACAGATTAGATCAAGGCTGACTCAAAAATTTTTCCGtgatgtttgtttatgttgAAGCTTGTAGTTTCACATAAGCATTGCCATTTTAAATCAAGAAATAAGCATACAATTAACAATTTTCTAAGATGCTAcctctggtaacgtatctgacatgtGGTTTTAACATGACTTAGTAAAAAAGGACTCTgcgtttggaaatgtttctagaaaaaaaaaaagagctttcaaaaatcacccattgattGTTACGTATTCCTACGGGATTAAATTTTCTGAATTggtaaaaaatgaatgaaatctgtGATGTTGAAAGTTTGTCACATGCACAACTGTAATTACACACATTTTCGGAGAATGACccatacgatccctttaaagatgcaACATATATATCAGTTTAATATGTGAATTTTTTGATGATTTACTCAAAAAGCAAAAGCGATGTTGACGTGACGAGAACGAgaagaatgatgaaaattaaaaatttgCTCGCTTTTTCGTCTGCAGGTGTGGCACgtgtgtagctgccgtgttggtCCGTGTTGCTGCCGTGTTAGTCCGTGTTGCTGCCGTGTtggtccgtgtagacgccgtgCTCTGCCTGCATGGACCGTGTAGATGCCGGCTTTGTCCGGCATGGTCCGTGTTAGcgccgtgtagatgccgtgtagatgccgtgttagTCCGGCCtcatccgtgtagctgccgtgttgatgcCGCGTGTACAGTCATAAACGCTCGTCGACGCTTCATTCGGGGCAAATctatcccggatctccccggatcatcGCACGCATGATCCGGGGATTGCCGagtagatccttgagcatccgtttTTATATGCGACTGGAGCTTAAACTGTACCATActgtacccgcgccagaggagcgctcgaacgctcctaaagtgtaccgtaccgtactgtaccgagctaaaagtggaccacttccctaTGTGCTCcaaaaaggaccaaaatgttCGCTGTAAAGAATGCGCATATCATgggcatacgtcacaatgcaaaaaacatcattctctttgttcggaaCAGCTGTACTGGTAGTTCAATCGCAGgtggatgacattcttgctacaaaagtgcgtgaccttttctaaaaataacaccaagttgaggtacgctttctctacagagcgctcgaacgctccaaaactggcacagttcggtacggtacgctttggttcgctttggagcgctcgaacgcaccctatgAAACCAACATcatgcatggaaaaaaaaaatccattattTAACACTCTGTTACTAAAACTATCTCAACCCATGCAGGTATCCTTTGCCACAGCACGTTACTACCGGCGTCTTTCAGGGAGGCTGCCCGCAAACTGAAGGACAGGTACTTCCCTCTCGAAACTTCGAACGACATCAGCGCAGAGGAGCGATACAAGTACATGGTAGAATGGTGagccaaaatatatcaaatatatcatatttgaaaagaatggagtcaaaaggggcctgagctttcgatcatagcagaatcttcgtcagaggcaaaattacctctcattttgcctctgacgaagattctgctaagATCGAAAGCTCAGCCCCCTTTTGATTCCATTTTACTCCAGTGGTTCGCCACTATTGGatataagcagttttcagcaactttttttttttcttttggccagatttaaaaagaagaagcatgAAGTGGAACATTTCGAAGACAAAAAGTATCACGAATACTGTTTTGTTGAAACCATGGTTGGCTATGTGTCACAATAGCAGCGTAACTGGTGATTCTAATTTTAAAGTGTTCTGAAGTTTACGGGATTCTACTGCATGTATCTTAATTGTATCAGACGGGTTTACATATAGTTACATATAAAATACAACGGTTCGATCATGCCAATTGATGATGGGAATCGTCTCTTAAAACATGTGCAGTATTCGGAGTTTGTTCCCACCAGGGCCACCACCACTAtaccgatgccccccccccccccaaaaaaaaaaaaaaaaaaaaaaaaaattacaacggtaccctccgctatgataactttaaagttagtgaatcaatccaaatacaattttacaatttctcttagaattgtatgctcttggAAGTATGTCGTATAAGACAATGGATTTCGATTATCTTGCAGAACTGTAATATCCCTTAGAATTATGGCATTAACAATAAGTGCAGTCAGATATACGTTCCAAATCCATTatatttctgctttgtttgtgtgtttgtttgtgtgcgtgtttgtgtttgtgtgttttataattACAATAACTTTTTGTCTGCAAAAATCAACTTACCGGGATTTTAAGGGCTAAAGTCTGGTACTCGCCTTATGTTGTCAACTTCACAGCAAACGAGACTACATGAACGGTCTACCtttgttcattataattttGCATCTTGTCTCCATCaaggttataaaaaaaaagatcaggtTTTTGAATCGCATGTGTCAGTGATCGGAGTTTAATGTAAATCGGTACAAGTACATGGTAGAATGGTGagccaaaatatatcaaatatatcatatttgaaaagaatggagtcaaaaggggcctgagctttcgatcatagcagaatcttcgtcagaggcaaaattacctctcattttgcctctgacgaagattctgctaagATCGAAAGCTCAGCCCCCTTTTGATTCCATTTCACTCCAGTGGTTCGCCACTATTGGatataagcagttttcagcaacttttttttttcttttggccagatttaaaaagaagaagcatgAAGTGGAACATTTCGAAGACAAAAAGTATCACGAATACTGTTTTGTTGAAACCATGGTTGGCTATGTGTCACAATAGCAGCTTAACTGGTGATTCTAATTTTAAAGTGTTCTGAAGTTTACGGGATTCTACTGCATGTATTTTAATTGTATCAGACGGGTTTACATATAGTTACATATAAAATACAACCATGGTTGGCTATGTGTCACAATAGCAGCTTAACTGGTGATTCTAATTTTAAAGTGTTCTGAAGTTTACGAGATTCTACTGCATGTATTTTAATTGTATCAGACGGGTTTACATATAGTTACATATAAAATACAACGGTTCGATCATGCCAATTGATGATGGGAATCGTCTCTTAAAACATGTGCAGTATTCGGAGTTTGTTCCCACCAGGGCCACCACCACTAtaccgatgcccccccccccccccaaaaaaaaaaaaaaaaaaaattacaacggtaccctccgctatgataactttaaagttagtgaatcaatccaaatacaattttaggGTATTAAACTATGACTCTTTGCCCACATCTTAAACAAAACCCCATGCGATTTGCTTCAgtagtcaaagagaaatgaggaattttgtagagcatgtcaggaatctcttccctccaagttctgtctattgtgttcacacattaatatgcagttccaagagcatccaagtgctaaacttggaagaatcagactcatgacatgttttacaataatccacatttctctgtgaccgctttaccaaattgaatgggatattctgcaaaatagagctaagatgttatatttcacgaccctgaagtagcatttagacggtGTAATCATGtcgggtgttatcaatgcggaaatccattgtatttttttttaatggacatactgtgtgtgtatataaatacacacatataaTCCTCATCTTCATCCACGCTCAATTTATATCTCCCTGTTTCGTGTGACTACAGGTGGAGCGGTACGAACAGCCTCCTCGTTGACTGCCGTGTCTACCGAGGAGACATCAAGCGAATGGTGGCAGACTCAGGGGTGATGCTGCGAGAGGGAGTCTCGCAAACTTTTCGTCGTTGCTGTGATGCTGGCGTACCTTTCCTTATCTTTTCAGGAGGTATGGGTGACATCCTCACCGAAGTCATCCGCCAGTTCTCACACCTCCTTCCCAACATGCACGTCGTATCCAACTTTATGGTCTTCGACAAAGAGGTAAATATTCGACTTCAGCTTTTCCCCTTCTTACAGGTTTCCGTTGACTCATTAACGATTAGATGTGGGATGACAGCATTAGATTTTGAaccatttttgtttcaaatgtGTTATCATTTACTTCTTGGAACTATCACTTATCGTACGTGGATGTGGCTACTCATTGCAATGACTTTCAGTTACGTAGTATACGCACCAAAAGGCCTCAACTCTCGTTATCAAAACAACATCATGCTCATTACTAAAAAGTAGCCTATCTATTTCAAGGAATTTTAATGTATATTCTATCGAATATGCCTGTAAAAACATATTTCATGTTAAACTAAATGTTACTTTGTATTTATCTTCTCTGTATGGTAGGAGAAACTAATCGGGTTCAAAGGCGACATTATCCACACGTGCAACAAGCACGAGGTAGCGAGACACCACCCGGACTACTTCGCAAACAATAAGTCCAGGACTAATGTTATCCTACTCGGGGACATGCTGGGAGATCTCAGGATGGCGGAAGGATTTCCCGAGGCAAAGAACATCCTCACTGTCGGATATCTGAACGATAATGTAAGATTTTGCTTCTCATCAGAAGATAACGTCACACTTTGCGCGATAttattgatatatatttctgctactactactactactactactactactactactattactactaggcctattactactactactactacttcttcttctccttcaacgtcttatcattttttaatataTCATTTCTTTCGTTATTATCAtcgtatcattatcattatcaccaacattattatcatcattatcattatcgtcattattatcatcttaacCGCTACTATCATAATGAAAAAATTCCATCTTATGAAAGTTTGAACACACCATAGCATGGAGTTTCTCCTATAGCTTGACGAGCATTTCGCGCGTAATGCGGAACTACTCTACTATCAAATCATGAACAATAAAAGCTATTGAGGGAGGGAGTAAATTGAGCATGCATTGCTATTGTCATTTAAAGTATAATGATAACGTGGAGAGCTCGTGCAGCTAAAATAAGTGCCGATAAGAGCATCATGTACTGTGATGTGATACCCCAAGAaaatagccccccccccatttttttgaAAGTTTACACAATTGCATTGATTCAAATGACAAGAACACACCCTCACAAACTTGATCCATCCACCCCTAAAACCCGGAGTGGAGTTAACCAAACTGcttgaaattcagagaaaaatgacatcactcagatggatgtggttttgagcacactttcatccctgcatcCATCTTGACTGGACGTGTGTTATCTTTCTCTGCATACAGGTAAGAAATCTTGCTTTTACCCCTTTTCAATTATTCAAAATCATTCCCTCCGATTGTTATAATTGGTGATTTTGTGATATTTAGTGTTTTGTAGTTGAATTGAATGGTTATTCCTTCAGAAAAGAGGAATTCTGAACACCAGTGGTGTTCTCAGCGAAgttattgaatatatatatttgtattgacCTATTATCACTTACGACTGAATATGACTGATATGCTAGTGTTGGTGAATAATAGAACTTGTGTTACTGTTATAATTGTGTAGTGATGGAGTAGTTTTCATGCTGTAAGAGTTGAATTTACAACTTAAGCTGATTTAATTCCGGACTAAGTGCTGTTGGTGCGAGTGTGAACAAGCCATAGGCCGTAGTACCCTGTGTAGGAGGACGATCAGTCTAAACACTCTCCTAGGCGGTGCACCGTGCAAGAGTCCGTTGACCTTAGGCTATCTTGGGAATGACTGTAAAGTGACTGATATATATGTTATTCTGACTGAAAGCCCAAATGCCTTAACGAGTGTGCTAATTGTAAATACATGAATACTTGGTATGATGCTAATGGAATAGTAGTGTAGCATTGTGCAGAATGGAAACAGTGACGGATGATAATAGTGTACAtttgtagatacatgtagaataGAGGTAGAGACAGAGAGTCGGTGTGAACACAGTTTGGGTGACTCACGCCAACCTCCACACCTTATCGGCCAGAGCTCTGACCACTAGCTCTCTGGACGGTGTGTTTATAGTTGTGGTCAgtgtctctctcactttccCAGCTCCTCAGTTCCTCACTTTTTGGCCAGTTCCTCACTTTGgtataaagaaattaaaaaggaaTCATTCAGGGATCGTCCCCAAAGTTTGATCTTCAGAGCGACTGTCGTAAAAATTCCGAAATACTTTCGCTTTTGCCTGACGGCAGGGATCATCTCAAATGTTGCAAAAGTTTATATGGTAAAAGATTTTACAGAAgcgttttgttttatatgagaGGAATAAAATATAGAAACgagcaggaaagagagagaaaacctgGCTTTTagagaaacaaaggaaaactaAAGAAGTTAGATTTGTTTTGCAGTGTACTATTAAAGATGACTAGTTTTCCTGCTTGCTTTTTAAACAATTCTTGCCAAAGAAATGAATGCATTCCAGGTTTAGGTTTATCTAATCATTTGTGTTTCGGTTCATGGATACAAACAGAGATTAATGATAGTtgcgtttatttgattaaatcatTTGTATTTTAAATGACTGGTTAAGATTAAGCTAGATTGCTTTTATTAAAGGAGAAGCTTACGGTTAATCATGCTGAATACAAAGGAATATTAAGATTGATTGTTACGAGTAAGTGTTATAATTAACCTTTGATTTTCGAGACTCTTTGAGGTATAAATCAAGCATCATGATATTGagcaaggtaaattatcaaTTACACTGAAGAAGAATTAGATATTCATATCAGCAACTTGCATGTGTCATTCATATTGTGTTGATGAGAAGAAGtgtttgataattattttgacTGTGATTAATATGATCATTGAAACTCGGTATGATTTATACCAGAATAAAGAGAcacactttcatccctgcatcCATCTTGACTGGACGTGTGTTATCTTTCTCTGCATACAGATCGAAAGTGATATTGGATTGTGAATTCAACCCAGTTACCCGAGACCCGGGTAACATTTTCTGGCGACCCTGCCAGGACGGCAAATCAACGGGTTTGAAGGATGACGACTTGCTGTCCTTGGACACTGAACCTGGTATGAGCAGTTAACCTCGTGATGCGACGACGAATTGGCTAACAGCTATACGTACTGAGACTCAACGGCGAAGGCTTGGGTGGAAGTGAAGGAAAGCTAGTCTACAAGGCCAGATAGGGGCAGAATATCAGCAAAGTAGCCGCCGGAGAGCCTGACCTTGCAGATCCGAGAATTCGACACTTTCGACATGGAAGCCTTCGAGGAAGCCCAGTTTGAGATAGAAGAACAGCTGTTTGGTCTTCGCATCGAGGAGCTACGACAGGTATGTCCTCTCTTGGGCATACCCACACCGGCCGAGGATCGGTCCAGACAAGCTCTAGTACGGATGGTGCAGTCTTCCCTTCGGAAATTAAGCCC containing:
- the LOC140232288 gene encoding cytosolic 5'-nucleotidase 3-like, with translation MQELQKKTVYIQNPATVEEKIRQIVADGPDKLQVIADFDRTLTRFECNGRTILTSHGILCHSTLLPASFREAARKLKDRYFPLETSNDISAEERYKYMVEWWSGTNSLLVDCRVYRGDIKRMVADSGVMLREGVSQTFRRCCDAGVPFLIFSGGMGDILTEVIRQFSHLLPNMHVVSNFMVFDKEEKLIGFKGDIIHTCNKHEVARHHPDYFANNKSRTNVILLGDMLGDLRMAEGFPEAKNILTVGYLNDNIEANLESYMANFDIVLVSDETFDVVNALLQRIH